A stretch of the Staphylococcus sp. NRL 16/872 genome encodes the following:
- a CDS encoding DUF3923 family protein, which produces MKLSWILWWIVSAFWIILFIGSSVMIWERRTDAAGIFQTPELKAISIIILAIAFLLPIIIQIVWLVINLIMSRNEKNQKY; this is translated from the coding sequence ATGAAACTTTCATGGATTTTGTGGTGGATCGTTTCTGCATTTTGGATTATCTTATTCATTGGTAGTTCAGTTATGATTTGGGAACGACGTACTGACGCAGCCGGTATCTTCCAAACACCAGAATTAAAAGCAATATCTATCATTATTTTGGCCATAGCATTTTTATTACCAATCATTATACAAATCGTATGGCTAGTGATTAATTTAATTATGTCACGTAACGAAAAAAATCAAAAATATTAA
- a CDS encoding amidohydrolase family protein — MKIFDAHFHIIDFNFPIKENNGYMPPSFTTHDYLNRTKDLDIIGGVVVSGSFQGFDQGYLTDALNKLNGKFVGITQLPMTTSDEEIRRLNTLGIKGIRFNVKRGGSEDISKLKEFSQRVYDLVGWHTEIYIESKKLTDYKDVILQLSQVSIDHLGLTKEGFEDLKDLVRHGVYVKATGFGRIEVDPVSAIQELIEINPNAVMFGTDLPSTRANRPFNEEDIQLIQNNFNQNIQERIFYKNALNFYRLSE; from the coding sequence ATGAAAATTTTTGATGCTCATTTTCACATTATTGATTTTAATTTTCCTATTAAAGAGAACAATGGTTACATGCCACCTTCGTTCACTACACATGACTACTTAAACCGTACTAAAGATTTAGATATTATTGGCGGGGTAGTCGTTTCAGGTTCATTCCAAGGTTTTGACCAAGGTTATTTAACGGATGCGCTCAATAAATTAAATGGCAAGTTCGTAGGAATCACTCAGTTGCCTATGACTACAAGCGATGAAGAAATTCGTAGATTAAATACTTTAGGAATTAAAGGTATCAGATTTAATGTTAAACGTGGTGGTTCAGAAGACATTTCGAAACTTAAAGAATTCTCGCAACGCGTCTATGATTTAGTAGGTTGGCATACTGAAATTTATATTGAGTCGAAAAAATTAACTGACTATAAAGACGTGATTCTTCAATTATCGCAAGTATCTATTGATCACCTAGGTTTAACTAAAGAGGGCTTCGAAGATTTAAAAGACTTAGTGAGGCATGGCGTTTATGTGAAAGCAACTGGATTCGGTCGAATTGAAGTTGATCCTGTTTCAGCTATTCAAGAGTTAATTGAAATTAATCCTAATGCTGTCATGTTTGGTACAGACTTACCTTCCACACGAGCCAATCGTCCATTCAACGAAGAAGATATTCAACTTATCCAGAATAATTTTAACCAAAACATTCAAGAAAGAATCTTTTATAAGAATGCCCTAAACTTTTATAGACTTTCAGAGTAA